Proteins from a single region of Patescibacteria group bacterium:
- a CDS encoding alpha/beta hydrolase — protein sequence MSKSIIYSILGILAILAIAIYHVPGLWIFLAVVVFLLAKTFNPFRLSVETIPEGFIEKKFDTGGVVLNYVEGPDNGPPLLFIPGQMEFWQGYMPVMPHFSKRYHVFAIDLRGHGKSTRTPGKYSYNICGEDLKLFLEKVIKKPAIVSGLSSGAVLSLWLAANAPEYVSAAISEDPPLFSSMYPRIKEEKFMCRLFQTAIETLDKPKRDIKGFFAKQGIPIKGKEKLLLMPSFIASYRAMSLEINKKLRPSKPYDLLNARFDERAGLKFISEYDVDFSKATIDGRLSEGFDPEETLKKIKCPVLLICAYWSRHETWGLLGALDDKDVEKIRSIVKDVQVVKVNAMHDVHLAKPKLFIEVVDEYLSNFNKIN from the coding sequence ATGAGCAAATCAATTATTTACAGCATTTTAGGAATTTTAGCGATTTTAGCCATTGCGATTTATCACGTGCCCGGACTTTGGATATTCTTGGCCGTGGTAGTTTTCTTACTGGCAAAAACTTTTAACCCTTTCCGGCTTTCCGTTGAAACCATTCCGGAAGGATTTATTGAAAAGAAATTTGATACCGGTGGGGTTGTTTTAAATTACGTTGAAGGCCCTGACAACGGCCCGCCGTTGTTGTTCATCCCCGGACAAATGGAATTCTGGCAGGGATACATGCCTGTAATGCCGCACTTTTCAAAAAGATATCATGTTTTCGCCATTGACCTTAGAGGGCACGGAAAGTCCACAAGAACTCCTGGAAAATATTCTTATAATATCTGCGGAGAAGATTTAAAACTATTCTTGGAAAAGGTTATCAAGAAGCCGGCAATCGTTTCCGGACTTTCTTCCGGCGCGGTCCTTTCACTTTGGCTGGCCGCCAACGCGCCCGAATACGTATCGGCCGCTATATCCGAAGACCCGCCGTTATTTTCTTCCATGTATCCGAGAATAAAAGAAGAAAAGTTTATGTGCCGTCTTTTCCAGACTGCGATAGAAACGCTTGATAAGCCGAAAAGAGACATCAAAGGTTTTTTCGCCAAGCAAGGAATTCCCATAAAAGGCAAAGAAAAGCTCCTGCTTATGCCATCTTTCATAGCCAGCTACAGGGCGATGAGTCTTGAAATTAATAAAAAACTTCGCCCGTCCAAGCCGTATGATTTGCTTAACGCCCGATTTGACGAAAGGGCCGGTCTGAAATTCATCAGTGAGTACGATGTTGATTTTTCCAAAGCGACAATCGACGGAAGATTAAGCGAGGGATTCGATCCGGAGGAAACCCTGAAGAAAATCAAATGTCCAGTTTTGTTGATCTGTGCCTATTGGTCCAGGCACGAAACCTGGGGTTTACTCGGCGCTTTAGACGATAAAGATGTTGAAAAAATCCGTTCGATTGTAAAAGACGTTCAAGTGGTGAAAGTGAACGCCATGCACGATGTCCACCTGGCCAAACCGAAATTATTCATTGAGGTCGTAGATGAGTATCTATCAAACTTTAATAAAATAAATTAA